The genomic segment GCCAAGTCAAAAATACCATGATGTGTAGCGCCATCCTCTCCTACCAATCCCGCACGATCCAAACAGAAAATAACCGGTAAATTTTGCAAAGCTACGTCGTGAATCAGTTGATCATAGGCTCTTTGTAAAAAAGTGGAATAAATATTACAAAAAACGACCATTCCTTGTGTTGCCATTCCAGCAGCTAAAGTAACCGCGTGCTGTTCTGCAATTCCAACATCAAAAGCTCGGTTGGGTAAGGCATCCATCATCAACTTAAGCGAACTTCCAGTAGGCATTGCTGGAGTAATTCCAATGATTTTTTCGTTTTTTTGTGCCAAATCCAAAATCGTTTCACCAAAAACATCTTGGTATTTTGGCGGCAAGTTGGCTTCCGATTTAGGAATTATTTCTCCCGTATTGGCGTCAAATTTACCAGGCGCATGGTATTGCACTTGATTTTCTTCGGCTTGCTGCAGTCCTTTCCCTTTGGTAGTAATTACGTGCAAAAATTTTGGCCCTTTTACTTTTTTAAGTCGCTCTAATTCTTCAATTACAGCCTGGATGTTATGTCCGTCAATTGGTCCTGAATAATCAAAATTCAAGGACTTAATCATGTTGTTTTGCTTTGGATTTTTGCCTTCTTTTACGGCAGTCAAATAGTTTTTCAATGCTCCAACGCTTGGATCTATCCCAATAGCGTTATCATTTAGAATCACTAATAAATTAGCATCGGTAACTCCAGCGTGATTCAGTCCTTCAAAAGCCATTCCTGAGGCTATCGAAGCGTCCCCAATAACCGCAATATGTTGTTGTCCGGTATCCCCTTTCAAATTAGCAGCAATAGCCATTCCCAAAGCAGCCGAAATAGAGGTTGATGAATGGCCTACGCCAAAAGCATCGTATTCACTTTCGTCTCGTTTAGGAAAACCTGAAATACCGTGAAGTTGTCTGTTAGTCTGAAATTGATCTCTTCGTCCGGTAAGTATTTTATGTCCGTAGGCTTGATGCCCTACATCCCAAATCAAAGAATCGTTAGGCGTATCAAAAACATAATGCAAAGCAATCGTCAATTCTACTACTCCCAAACTAGCACCCAAATGACCTTCTTTTACCGAAACCACATCTATAATGAAATCGCGCAACTCTTGTGCGAGTTGCGGCAATTGATTGACATCGAGTTGACGTAAATCGACGGGACTGTTAATGCTTGAAAGTAAATTGTTTGACATGGTGCAAATGTACAAATTGAATTCTTATTTTTGCCACATGGAAAACCCTTTCAACGACACCTACTTTATGAAGAAAGCCTTACAAGAAGCTGAAATGGCTTTTGAAAAAGGCGAAATTCCCGTAGGTGCGCTAATTGTAATCAACAACACCATCATTGCTCGTAGTCATAATCTAACTGAATTACTGCATGATGTAACGGCTCACGCCGAAATGCAAGCTATCACTTCTGCCGCTAATTTCTTGGGTGGAAAATATTTAAAAGATTGTACTTTGTATGTTACTTTGGAGCCTTGCCAAATGTGCGCTGGGGCGTTGTATTGGAGCCAAGTATCCAAAATAGTGTATGGCGCTAGCGACGAGCAACGTGGTTTTGTTTCAATGGGAACCCAATTGCACCCCAAAACCGAAGTAGTTTCAGGAATATTAGCTGAAGAAGCAGGAGCATTGATGAAACGCTTTTTTGCAGAGCGCAGGAAGTGATTTTTACTAATTAATCATAGCCCAGATAGAAGCGGCATCCTTTTTAGGTGACTGAGGTTCTCGAAGGCATCAAAAAAGATAGAGCGGATAGCTGGAATTAGCTCCTAGAAAAGTCTCATAACAGAGCATAAAAAAACCGCCAATCTTTCGAAAGGCGGTTTCTTTTTTATTCTGAAATACCATTCCCTTTTTTGTCAAAGAAATGATATTCTAAATACGTGTAAGCATCACGTGGTATGATTTTCACCCATTTTTTATGTTCAAAGAACCACTTTGAACGTATCGATGGAAAACCTTTGGTAAGGTAAGCAGCCACAAATGGATGTACATTAAGCACCACATTTGAATGACTTTTTAATACTCTTTCTAGATCTAAAGTTATTTTATCAATAATTAGAATTGGCGCTTCAATTTCGCCACTTTCATTATTTGGATCTTCTTCTCTAGTTTTAATATTCATTTCTGGTCTTACTCGTTGACGTGTAATTTGGACTAATCCAAATTTACTCGGCGGTAAGATTTTGTGTTTGGCTTTATCATCGCTCATTTCT from the Flavobacterium ammonificans genome contains:
- a CDS encoding 1-deoxy-D-xylulose-5-phosphate synthase, which encodes MSNNLLSSINSPVDLRQLDVNQLPQLAQELRDFIIDVVSVKEGHLGASLGVVELTIALHYVFDTPNDSLIWDVGHQAYGHKILTGRRDQFQTNRQLHGISGFPKRDESEYDAFGVGHSSTSISAALGMAIAANLKGDTGQQHIAVIGDASIASGMAFEGLNHAGVTDANLLVILNDNAIGIDPSVGALKNYLTAVKEGKNPKQNNMIKSLNFDYSGPIDGHNIQAVIEELERLKKVKGPKFLHVITTKGKGLQQAEENQVQYHAPGKFDANTGEIIPKSEANLPPKYQDVFGETILDLAQKNEKIIGITPAMPTGSSLKLMMDALPNRAFDVGIAEQHAVTLAAGMATQGMVVFCNIYSTFLQRAYDQLIHDVALQNLPVIFCLDRAGLVGEDGATHHGIFDLAYLRCIPNMMVFSPINETALQNILYTAQLGLEHPIAIRYPRGRGQNTNWKSPYQKITIGKANCLKEGTKVAVVSNGTIGNNVIQALDNLNYPSTIAHYDFPFVKPLDEALLHTIFSKFETIITIEDGVISGGFGSAILEFAAANNYHSKIQILGVPDVFIEQGSVLELQQYCKIDVLNLEKVFSQYL
- a CDS encoding nucleoside deaminase, with product MENPFNDTYFMKKALQEAEMAFEKGEIPVGALIVINNTIIARSHNLTELLHDVTAHAEMQAITSAANFLGGKYLKDCTLYVTLEPCQMCAGALYWSQVSKIVYGASDEQRGFVSMGTQLHPKTEVVSGILAEEAGALMKRFFAERRK